The following are encoded together in the Archocentrus centrarchus isolate MPI-CPG fArcCen1 chromosome 23, fArcCen1, whole genome shotgun sequence genome:
- the LOC115773687 gene encoding NLR family CARD domain-containing protein 3-like isoform X1, which produces MSEEEEGRAESPGSSCVSMKSEHSKHFPPVFSAEPGPSDTKAQQHRHRAESPGSSCVSMKSDHSKHFPPVFSAEPGPSDTKEKKRSRVCEEEPPSCCAVCQDVLKDPVSTSCGHWFCRQCISSYWDQSASSGDSSCPQCGQRSRTRAGLQTASQSSCGQTDAGLQEVLEEHKISLRRTCERVTEGSDQTGSGTLLNRIYTELYITEGQREEGHTEHEVRQLETASKMDALYDRPIRCHDIFKAFPDQQRPIRVVLTNGVAGVGKTFSVQKFSLDWAEGLENQHVSVVMLLSFRELNLIRDQQYSLLELLHVFHPTLQKVPAEKLAVWKLLFIFDGLDESRLSLDFTNRKLLSDVTQKSSVSELLTKLIEGKLLPSALVWITTRPAAANRIPPRCVDRVTEVRGFTDAQKEEYFRRRFSDEELSSRIISHIKTSSSLHIMCSIPVFCWITATVLEHMLTTEPREELPKTLTDMYSHFLLVQMKRKKNKYHEGHETSPQELTEADREVLLKLGRLASEHLEKGNIMFYQEDLEQCGLDVTEASVYSGVCTEIFKRECVIFQKPVYCFVHLSIQEFLAAVYMFHCFTSRKMEVLKDFLRKDISSLDDFLSSVMQKSLQSKNGHLDLFVRFLHGLSLESNQRLLGGLLGQTENSPETIQRVINNLKQMTTNHVSPDRSINIFHCLMELKDLSVHQEIQEFLKSENRSEKKLSEIQCSALAYMLQMSEEVLDELDLQKYKTSEEGRRRLIPAVRNCRKIRLSGCAHFGLSEGHCEIVVSALKADPSHLRELHLKKNCDLHDSEVKQLFGALESPSCRLETLRLMHCGLSEIRCGALVSAMKSNPSHLKHLDLSGNNLQDLGVNHLCGFLASPHCKLEILSLNNCSLTKISCDALVSALKSNPSHLKHLDLSDNNLQDSDVKQLSDLVESPHYSLEDLRWQ; this is translated from the exons AtgagtgaggaagaggagggcagAGCAGAGTCTCCAGGATCCAGCTGTGTGTCTATGAAGAGTGAACATTCGAAACATTTTCCTCCAGTCTTCAGTGCTGAACCTGGACCCTCAGACACAAA agctcagcagcacagacacagagcagAGTCTCCAGGATCCAGCTGTGTGTCTATGAAGAGTGATCATTCCAAACATTTTCCTCCAGTCTTCAGTGCTGAACCTGGACCCTCAGACACAAA agagaagaagaggagtcGTGTCTGTGAGGAGGAGCCGCCgtcctgctgtgctgtgtgtcagGACGTCCTGAAGGATCCGGTCTCTACCAGCTGTGGACACTGGTTCTGCAGACAGTGCATCTCCTCATACTGGGACCAGTCTGCTTCATCAGGAGACTCCTCCTGTCCTCAGTGTGGACAAAGATCCAGAACCAGAGCTGGACTGCAGACAGCcagtcagagcagctgtggacaaa cagATGCTGGTCTGCAGGAGGTTTTAGAGGAACATAAGATCAGTCTGAGGAGGACGTGTGAACGTGTGACTGAAGGAAgtgatcaaacaggaagtggaacccTCCTGAACAGGATCTACactgagctctacatcacagagggacagagagaaGAGGGTCATACCGAAcatgaggtgaggcagctggagacaGCTTCCAAGATGGACGCCCTCTATGACAGACCAATCAGGTGCCACGACATCTTTAAAGCCTTCCCTGACCAACAGAGACCCATCAGAGTGGTTCTGACCAACGGCGTCGCTGGAGTTGGAAAAACCTTCTCAGTGCAGAAGTTCAGTCTGGACTGGGCAGAGGGCTTGGAGAACCAACATGTCAGTGTGGTgatgctgctttcattcagggagctgaacctgatcagagatcagcagtacagtcttctggagctgctccatgttttccatccaacattacagaaggtcccagcagagaagctcgctgtctggaagcttctgttcatctttgacggcctggatgaaagcagactttcattggatttcaccaacaggaagctattgtctgatgtcacacagaagTCATCAGTCAGCGAGCTGCTGACAAAACTCATCGAGGGGAAGCTGCTTCCCTCCGCTCTCGTCTGGATAACTacccgacctgcagcagccaatcggATCCCTCCTAGATGTGTTGACAGGGTTACGGAAGTACGAGGCTTCACTGATgcccagaaggaggagtacttcaggaggagattcagtgatgaagagctgtCCAGCAGAATCATCTCCCACATAAAGACATCCAgtagcctccacatcatgtgcagcatcccagtcttctgctggattactgctacagttctggagcacATGTTGACCACAGAGCCGAGAgaagagctgcccaagaccctgactgacatgtactcacacttcctgctggttcagatgaagaggaagaagaacaagtacCATGAGGGACATGAGACGAGTCCACAGGAGCTGACGGAGGCGGACAGGGAAGTTCTTCTGAAGCTGGGGAGGCTGGCGTCTGAACATCTGGAGAAAGGAAACATCATGTTCTACCAAGAAGACCTGGAGCAGTGTGgtctggatgtgacagaggcctCGGTGTACTCAGGAGTTTGTACAGAGATCTTCAAAAGGGAGTGTGTGATCTTCCAGAAACCAGTCTACTGCTTTGTTCATCTGAgcattcaggagtttctggctgcagtcTACATGTTCCACTGTTTCACCAGCAGGAAGATGGAGGTGCTGAAGGACTTCCTGAGAAAAGACATCTCCTCTTTGGATGACTTTCTGAGCAGTGTCATGCAGAAATCCCTCCAAAGTAAAAATGGCCACTTggacctgtttgttcgcttcctTCATGGCCTCTCTCTGGAGTCCAACCAGAGACTCTTAGGAGGTCTGCTGGGTCAGACAGAGAACAGTCCAGAAACCATCCAGAGAGTCATCAACAACCTGAAACAGATGACCACTAATCATGTTTCTCCTGATAGAAGCATCAACATCTTCCACTGTCTGATGGAGCTGAAGGACCTCTCAGTACATCAGGAGATCCAAGAGTTCCTGAAGTCAGAGAACAGATCAGAGAAGAAACTCTCTGAGATCCAGTGCTCAGCTCTGGCCTACATGCTGCAGATGTCAGAGGAGGTTCTGGATGAGTTGGACCTGCAGAAGTACAAAACATCAGAGGAGGGACGACGGAGACTGATTCCAGCTGTGAGAAACTGCAGAAAGATTCG ACTTTCTGGCTGCGCACACTTTGGACTCTCAGAGGGTCACTGTGAAATCGTGGTCTCAGCACTGAAGGCCGACCCCTCCCATCTCAGAGAGCTGCACCTGAAGAAAAACTGTGACCTGCATGATTCAGAAGTGAAGCAGCTGTTTGGTGCTCTGGAGAGTCCAAGCTGCAGACTggaaactctgag ACTGATGCACTGTGGTTTGTCAGAGATCAGATGTGGTGCTCTGGTCTCTGCaatgaagtccaacccctcccatctgaaacATCTGGACCTGAGTggcaacaacctgcaggatttaGGAGTGAATcatttgtgtggttttctggcGAGTCCACACTGCAAACTGGAGATTCTGAG CCTGAATAACTGCAGTTTGACAAAGATCAGCTGTGATGCTCTGGTCtctgctctgaagtccaacccctcccatctgaaacATCTGGACCTGAGTGACAataacctgcaggattcagatGTGAAGCAGCTGTCTGATCTTGTGGAGAGTCCACACTACAGCCTGGAGGATCTGAG gtggcAGTGA
- the LOC115773687 gene encoding NLR family CARD domain-containing protein 3-like isoform X4, whose protein sequence is MSEEEEGRAESPGSSCVSMKSEHSKHFPPVFSAEPGPSDTKEKKRSRVCEEEPPSCCAVCQDVLKDPVSTSCGHWFCRQCISSYWDQSASSGDSSCPQCGQRSRTRAGLQTASQSSCGQNAGLQEVLEEHKISLRRTCERVTEGSDQTGSGTLLNRIYTELYITEGQREEGHTEHEVRQLETASKMDALYDRPIRCHDIFKAFPDQQRPIRVVLTNGVAGVGKTFSVQKFSLDWAEGLENQHVSVVMLLSFRELNLIRDQQYSLLELLHVFHPTLQKVPAEKLAVWKLLFIFDGLDESRLSLDFTNRKLLSDVTQKSSVSELLTKLIEGKLLPSALVWITTRPAAANRIPPRCVDRVTEVRGFTDAQKEEYFRRRFSDEELSSRIISHIKTSSSLHIMCSIPVFCWITATVLEHMLTTEPREELPKTLTDMYSHFLLVQMKRKKNKYHEGHETSPQELTEADREVLLKLGRLASEHLEKGNIMFYQEDLEQCGLDVTEASVYSGVCTEIFKRECVIFQKPVYCFVHLSIQEFLAAVYMFHCFTSRKMEVLKDFLRKDISSLDDFLSSVMQKSLQSKNGHLDLFVRFLHGLSLESNQRLLGGLLGQTENSPETIQRVINNLKQMTTNHVSPDRSINIFHCLMELKDLSVHQEIQEFLKSENRSEKKLSEIQCSALAYMLQMSEEVLDELDLQKYKTSEEGRRRLIPAVRNCRKIRLSGCAHFGLSEGHCEIVVSALKADPSHLRELHLKKNCDLHDSEVKQLFGALESPSCRLETLRLMHCGLSEIRCGALVSAMKSNPSHLKHLDLSGNNLQDLGVNHLCGFLASPHCKLEILSLNNCSLTKISCDALVSALKSNPSHLKHLDLSDNNLQDSDVKQLSDLVESPHYSLEDLRWQ, encoded by the exons AtgagtgaggaagaggagggcagAGCAGAGTCTCCAGGATCCAGCTGTGTGTCTATGAAGAGTGAACATTCGAAACATTTTCCTCCAGTCTTCAGTGCTGAACCTGGACCCTCAGACACAAA agagaagaagaggagtcGTGTCTGTGAGGAGGAGCCGCCgtcctgctgtgctgtgtgtcagGACGTCCTGAAGGATCCGGTCTCTACCAGCTGTGGACACTGGTTCTGCAGACAGTGCATCTCCTCATACTGGGACCAGTCTGCTTCATCAGGAGACTCCTCCTGTCCTCAGTGTGGACAAAGATCCAGAACCAGAGCTGGACTGCAGACAGCcagtcagagcagctgtggacaaa ATGCTGGTCTGCAGGAGGTTTTAGAGGAACATAAGATCAGTCTGAGGAGGACGTGTGAACGTGTGACTGAAGGAAgtgatcaaacaggaagtggaacccTCCTGAACAGGATCTACactgagctctacatcacagagggacagagagaaGAGGGTCATACCGAAcatgaggtgaggcagctggagacaGCTTCCAAGATGGACGCCCTCTATGACAGACCAATCAGGTGCCACGACATCTTTAAAGCCTTCCCTGACCAACAGAGACCCATCAGAGTGGTTCTGACCAACGGCGTCGCTGGAGTTGGAAAAACCTTCTCAGTGCAGAAGTTCAGTCTGGACTGGGCAGAGGGCTTGGAGAACCAACATGTCAGTGTGGTgatgctgctttcattcagggagctgaacctgatcagagatcagcagtacagtcttctggagctgctccatgttttccatccaacattacagaaggtcccagcagagaagctcgctgtctggaagcttctgttcatctttgacggcctggatgaaagcagactttcattggatttcaccaacaggaagctattgtctgatgtcacacagaagTCATCAGTCAGCGAGCTGCTGACAAAACTCATCGAGGGGAAGCTGCTTCCCTCCGCTCTCGTCTGGATAACTacccgacctgcagcagccaatcggATCCCTCCTAGATGTGTTGACAGGGTTACGGAAGTACGAGGCTTCACTGATgcccagaaggaggagtacttcaggaggagattcagtgatgaagagctgtCCAGCAGAATCATCTCCCACATAAAGACATCCAgtagcctccacatcatgtgcagcatcccagtcttctgctggattactgctacagttctggagcacATGTTGACCACAGAGCCGAGAgaagagctgcccaagaccctgactgacatgtactcacacttcctgctggttcagatgaagaggaagaagaacaagtacCATGAGGGACATGAGACGAGTCCACAGGAGCTGACGGAGGCGGACAGGGAAGTTCTTCTGAAGCTGGGGAGGCTGGCGTCTGAACATCTGGAGAAAGGAAACATCATGTTCTACCAAGAAGACCTGGAGCAGTGTGgtctggatgtgacagaggcctCGGTGTACTCAGGAGTTTGTACAGAGATCTTCAAAAGGGAGTGTGTGATCTTCCAGAAACCAGTCTACTGCTTTGTTCATCTGAgcattcaggagtttctggctgcagtcTACATGTTCCACTGTTTCACCAGCAGGAAGATGGAGGTGCTGAAGGACTTCCTGAGAAAAGACATCTCCTCTTTGGATGACTTTCTGAGCAGTGTCATGCAGAAATCCCTCCAAAGTAAAAATGGCCACTTggacctgtttgttcgcttcctTCATGGCCTCTCTCTGGAGTCCAACCAGAGACTCTTAGGAGGTCTGCTGGGTCAGACAGAGAACAGTCCAGAAACCATCCAGAGAGTCATCAACAACCTGAAACAGATGACCACTAATCATGTTTCTCCTGATAGAAGCATCAACATCTTCCACTGTCTGATGGAGCTGAAGGACCTCTCAGTACATCAGGAGATCCAAGAGTTCCTGAAGTCAGAGAACAGATCAGAGAAGAAACTCTCTGAGATCCAGTGCTCAGCTCTGGCCTACATGCTGCAGATGTCAGAGGAGGTTCTGGATGAGTTGGACCTGCAGAAGTACAAAACATCAGAGGAGGGACGACGGAGACTGATTCCAGCTGTGAGAAACTGCAGAAAGATTCG ACTTTCTGGCTGCGCACACTTTGGACTCTCAGAGGGTCACTGTGAAATCGTGGTCTCAGCACTGAAGGCCGACCCCTCCCATCTCAGAGAGCTGCACCTGAAGAAAAACTGTGACCTGCATGATTCAGAAGTGAAGCAGCTGTTTGGTGCTCTGGAGAGTCCAAGCTGCAGACTggaaactctgag ACTGATGCACTGTGGTTTGTCAGAGATCAGATGTGGTGCTCTGGTCTCTGCaatgaagtccaacccctcccatctgaaacATCTGGACCTGAGTggcaacaacctgcaggatttaGGAGTGAATcatttgtgtggttttctggcGAGTCCACACTGCAAACTGGAGATTCTGAG CCTGAATAACTGCAGTTTGACAAAGATCAGCTGTGATGCTCTGGTCtctgctctgaagtccaacccctcccatctgaaacATCTGGACCTGAGTGACAataacctgcaggattcagatGTGAAGCAGCTGTCTGATCTTGTGGAGAGTCCACACTACAGCCTGGAGGATCTGAG gtggcAGTGA
- the LOC115773687 gene encoding NLR family CARD domain-containing protein 3-like isoform X2: MSEEEEGRAESPGSSCVSMKSEHSKHFPPVFSAEPGPSDTKAQQHRHRAESPGSSCVSMKSDHSKHFPPVFSAEPGPSDTKEKKRSRVCEEEPPSCCAVCQDVLKDPVSTSCGHWFCRQCISSYWDQSASSGDSSCPQCGQRSRTRAGLQTASQSSCGQNAGLQEVLEEHKISLRRTCERVTEGSDQTGSGTLLNRIYTELYITEGQREEGHTEHEVRQLETASKMDALYDRPIRCHDIFKAFPDQQRPIRVVLTNGVAGVGKTFSVQKFSLDWAEGLENQHVSVVMLLSFRELNLIRDQQYSLLELLHVFHPTLQKVPAEKLAVWKLLFIFDGLDESRLSLDFTNRKLLSDVTQKSSVSELLTKLIEGKLLPSALVWITTRPAAANRIPPRCVDRVTEVRGFTDAQKEEYFRRRFSDEELSSRIISHIKTSSSLHIMCSIPVFCWITATVLEHMLTTEPREELPKTLTDMYSHFLLVQMKRKKNKYHEGHETSPQELTEADREVLLKLGRLASEHLEKGNIMFYQEDLEQCGLDVTEASVYSGVCTEIFKRECVIFQKPVYCFVHLSIQEFLAAVYMFHCFTSRKMEVLKDFLRKDISSLDDFLSSVMQKSLQSKNGHLDLFVRFLHGLSLESNQRLLGGLLGQTENSPETIQRVINNLKQMTTNHVSPDRSINIFHCLMELKDLSVHQEIQEFLKSENRSEKKLSEIQCSALAYMLQMSEEVLDELDLQKYKTSEEGRRRLIPAVRNCRKIRLSGCAHFGLSEGHCEIVVSALKADPSHLRELHLKKNCDLHDSEVKQLFGALESPSCRLETLRLMHCGLSEIRCGALVSAMKSNPSHLKHLDLSGNNLQDLGVNHLCGFLASPHCKLEILSLNNCSLTKISCDALVSALKSNPSHLKHLDLSDNNLQDSDVKQLSDLVESPHYSLEDLRWQ, translated from the exons AtgagtgaggaagaggagggcagAGCAGAGTCTCCAGGATCCAGCTGTGTGTCTATGAAGAGTGAACATTCGAAACATTTTCCTCCAGTCTTCAGTGCTGAACCTGGACCCTCAGACACAAA agctcagcagcacagacacagagcagAGTCTCCAGGATCCAGCTGTGTGTCTATGAAGAGTGATCATTCCAAACATTTTCCTCCAGTCTTCAGTGCTGAACCTGGACCCTCAGACACAAA agagaagaagaggagtcGTGTCTGTGAGGAGGAGCCGCCgtcctgctgtgctgtgtgtcagGACGTCCTGAAGGATCCGGTCTCTACCAGCTGTGGACACTGGTTCTGCAGACAGTGCATCTCCTCATACTGGGACCAGTCTGCTTCATCAGGAGACTCCTCCTGTCCTCAGTGTGGACAAAGATCCAGAACCAGAGCTGGACTGCAGACAGCcagtcagagcagctgtggacaaa ATGCTGGTCTGCAGGAGGTTTTAGAGGAACATAAGATCAGTCTGAGGAGGACGTGTGAACGTGTGACTGAAGGAAgtgatcaaacaggaagtggaacccTCCTGAACAGGATCTACactgagctctacatcacagagggacagagagaaGAGGGTCATACCGAAcatgaggtgaggcagctggagacaGCTTCCAAGATGGACGCCCTCTATGACAGACCAATCAGGTGCCACGACATCTTTAAAGCCTTCCCTGACCAACAGAGACCCATCAGAGTGGTTCTGACCAACGGCGTCGCTGGAGTTGGAAAAACCTTCTCAGTGCAGAAGTTCAGTCTGGACTGGGCAGAGGGCTTGGAGAACCAACATGTCAGTGTGGTgatgctgctttcattcagggagctgaacctgatcagagatcagcagtacagtcttctggagctgctccatgttttccatccaacattacagaaggtcccagcagagaagctcgctgtctggaagcttctgttcatctttgacggcctggatgaaagcagactttcattggatttcaccaacaggaagctattgtctgatgtcacacagaagTCATCAGTCAGCGAGCTGCTGACAAAACTCATCGAGGGGAAGCTGCTTCCCTCCGCTCTCGTCTGGATAACTacccgacctgcagcagccaatcggATCCCTCCTAGATGTGTTGACAGGGTTACGGAAGTACGAGGCTTCACTGATgcccagaaggaggagtacttcaggaggagattcagtgatgaagagctgtCCAGCAGAATCATCTCCCACATAAAGACATCCAgtagcctccacatcatgtgcagcatcccagtcttctgctggattactgctacagttctggagcacATGTTGACCACAGAGCCGAGAgaagagctgcccaagaccctgactgacatgtactcacacttcctgctggttcagatgaagaggaagaagaacaagtacCATGAGGGACATGAGACGAGTCCACAGGAGCTGACGGAGGCGGACAGGGAAGTTCTTCTGAAGCTGGGGAGGCTGGCGTCTGAACATCTGGAGAAAGGAAACATCATGTTCTACCAAGAAGACCTGGAGCAGTGTGgtctggatgtgacagaggcctCGGTGTACTCAGGAGTTTGTACAGAGATCTTCAAAAGGGAGTGTGTGATCTTCCAGAAACCAGTCTACTGCTTTGTTCATCTGAgcattcaggagtttctggctgcagtcTACATGTTCCACTGTTTCACCAGCAGGAAGATGGAGGTGCTGAAGGACTTCCTGAGAAAAGACATCTCCTCTTTGGATGACTTTCTGAGCAGTGTCATGCAGAAATCCCTCCAAAGTAAAAATGGCCACTTggacctgtttgttcgcttcctTCATGGCCTCTCTCTGGAGTCCAACCAGAGACTCTTAGGAGGTCTGCTGGGTCAGACAGAGAACAGTCCAGAAACCATCCAGAGAGTCATCAACAACCTGAAACAGATGACCACTAATCATGTTTCTCCTGATAGAAGCATCAACATCTTCCACTGTCTGATGGAGCTGAAGGACCTCTCAGTACATCAGGAGATCCAAGAGTTCCTGAAGTCAGAGAACAGATCAGAGAAGAAACTCTCTGAGATCCAGTGCTCAGCTCTGGCCTACATGCTGCAGATGTCAGAGGAGGTTCTGGATGAGTTGGACCTGCAGAAGTACAAAACATCAGAGGAGGGACGACGGAGACTGATTCCAGCTGTGAGAAACTGCAGAAAGATTCG ACTTTCTGGCTGCGCACACTTTGGACTCTCAGAGGGTCACTGTGAAATCGTGGTCTCAGCACTGAAGGCCGACCCCTCCCATCTCAGAGAGCTGCACCTGAAGAAAAACTGTGACCTGCATGATTCAGAAGTGAAGCAGCTGTTTGGTGCTCTGGAGAGTCCAAGCTGCAGACTggaaactctgag ACTGATGCACTGTGGTTTGTCAGAGATCAGATGTGGTGCTCTGGTCTCTGCaatgaagtccaacccctcccatctgaaacATCTGGACCTGAGTggcaacaacctgcaggatttaGGAGTGAATcatttgtgtggttttctggcGAGTCCACACTGCAAACTGGAGATTCTGAG CCTGAATAACTGCAGTTTGACAAAGATCAGCTGTGATGCTCTGGTCtctgctctgaagtccaacccctcccatctgaaacATCTGGACCTGAGTGACAataacctgcaggattcagatGTGAAGCAGCTGTCTGATCTTGTGGAGAGTCCACACTACAGCCTGGAGGATCTGAG gtggcAGTGA
- the LOC115773687 gene encoding NLR family CARD domain-containing protein 3-like isoform X3: MSEEEEGRAESPGSSCVSMKSEHSKHFPPVFSAEPGPSDTKEKKRSRVCEEEPPSCCAVCQDVLKDPVSTSCGHWFCRQCISSYWDQSASSGDSSCPQCGQRSRTRAGLQTASQSSCGQTDAGLQEVLEEHKISLRRTCERVTEGSDQTGSGTLLNRIYTELYITEGQREEGHTEHEVRQLETASKMDALYDRPIRCHDIFKAFPDQQRPIRVVLTNGVAGVGKTFSVQKFSLDWAEGLENQHVSVVMLLSFRELNLIRDQQYSLLELLHVFHPTLQKVPAEKLAVWKLLFIFDGLDESRLSLDFTNRKLLSDVTQKSSVSELLTKLIEGKLLPSALVWITTRPAAANRIPPRCVDRVTEVRGFTDAQKEEYFRRRFSDEELSSRIISHIKTSSSLHIMCSIPVFCWITATVLEHMLTTEPREELPKTLTDMYSHFLLVQMKRKKNKYHEGHETSPQELTEADREVLLKLGRLASEHLEKGNIMFYQEDLEQCGLDVTEASVYSGVCTEIFKRECVIFQKPVYCFVHLSIQEFLAAVYMFHCFTSRKMEVLKDFLRKDISSLDDFLSSVMQKSLQSKNGHLDLFVRFLHGLSLESNQRLLGGLLGQTENSPETIQRVINNLKQMTTNHVSPDRSINIFHCLMELKDLSVHQEIQEFLKSENRSEKKLSEIQCSALAYMLQMSEEVLDELDLQKYKTSEEGRRRLIPAVRNCRKIRLSGCAHFGLSEGHCEIVVSALKADPSHLRELHLKKNCDLHDSEVKQLFGALESPSCRLETLRLMHCGLSEIRCGALVSAMKSNPSHLKHLDLSGNNLQDLGVNHLCGFLASPHCKLEILSLNNCSLTKISCDALVSALKSNPSHLKHLDLSDNNLQDSDVKQLSDLVESPHYSLEDLRWQ, encoded by the exons AtgagtgaggaagaggagggcagAGCAGAGTCTCCAGGATCCAGCTGTGTGTCTATGAAGAGTGAACATTCGAAACATTTTCCTCCAGTCTTCAGTGCTGAACCTGGACCCTCAGACACAAA agagaagaagaggagtcGTGTCTGTGAGGAGGAGCCGCCgtcctgctgtgctgtgtgtcagGACGTCCTGAAGGATCCGGTCTCTACCAGCTGTGGACACTGGTTCTGCAGACAGTGCATCTCCTCATACTGGGACCAGTCTGCTTCATCAGGAGACTCCTCCTGTCCTCAGTGTGGACAAAGATCCAGAACCAGAGCTGGACTGCAGACAGCcagtcagagcagctgtggacaaa cagATGCTGGTCTGCAGGAGGTTTTAGAGGAACATAAGATCAGTCTGAGGAGGACGTGTGAACGTGTGACTGAAGGAAgtgatcaaacaggaagtggaacccTCCTGAACAGGATCTACactgagctctacatcacagagggacagagagaaGAGGGTCATACCGAAcatgaggtgaggcagctggagacaGCTTCCAAGATGGACGCCCTCTATGACAGACCAATCAGGTGCCACGACATCTTTAAAGCCTTCCCTGACCAACAGAGACCCATCAGAGTGGTTCTGACCAACGGCGTCGCTGGAGTTGGAAAAACCTTCTCAGTGCAGAAGTTCAGTCTGGACTGGGCAGAGGGCTTGGAGAACCAACATGTCAGTGTGGTgatgctgctttcattcagggagctgaacctgatcagagatcagcagtacagtcttctggagctgctccatgttttccatccaacattacagaaggtcccagcagagaagctcgctgtctggaagcttctgttcatctttgacggcctggatgaaagcagactttcattggatttcaccaacaggaagctattgtctgatgtcacacagaagTCATCAGTCAGCGAGCTGCTGACAAAACTCATCGAGGGGAAGCTGCTTCCCTCCGCTCTCGTCTGGATAACTacccgacctgcagcagccaatcggATCCCTCCTAGATGTGTTGACAGGGTTACGGAAGTACGAGGCTTCACTGATgcccagaaggaggagtacttcaggaggagattcagtgatgaagagctgtCCAGCAGAATCATCTCCCACATAAAGACATCCAgtagcctccacatcatgtgcagcatcccagtcttctgctggattactgctacagttctggagcacATGTTGACCACAGAGCCGAGAgaagagctgcccaagaccctgactgacatgtactcacacttcctgctggttcagatgaagaggaagaagaacaagtacCATGAGGGACATGAGACGAGTCCACAGGAGCTGACGGAGGCGGACAGGGAAGTTCTTCTGAAGCTGGGGAGGCTGGCGTCTGAACATCTGGAGAAAGGAAACATCATGTTCTACCAAGAAGACCTGGAGCAGTGTGgtctggatgtgacagaggcctCGGTGTACTCAGGAGTTTGTACAGAGATCTTCAAAAGGGAGTGTGTGATCTTCCAGAAACCAGTCTACTGCTTTGTTCATCTGAgcattcaggagtttctggctgcagtcTACATGTTCCACTGTTTCACCAGCAGGAAGATGGAGGTGCTGAAGGACTTCCTGAGAAAAGACATCTCCTCTTTGGATGACTTTCTGAGCAGTGTCATGCAGAAATCCCTCCAAAGTAAAAATGGCCACTTggacctgtttgttcgcttcctTCATGGCCTCTCTCTGGAGTCCAACCAGAGACTCTTAGGAGGTCTGCTGGGTCAGACAGAGAACAGTCCAGAAACCATCCAGAGAGTCATCAACAACCTGAAACAGATGACCACTAATCATGTTTCTCCTGATAGAAGCATCAACATCTTCCACTGTCTGATGGAGCTGAAGGACCTCTCAGTACATCAGGAGATCCAAGAGTTCCTGAAGTCAGAGAACAGATCAGAGAAGAAACTCTCTGAGATCCAGTGCTCAGCTCTGGCCTACATGCTGCAGATGTCAGAGGAGGTTCTGGATGAGTTGGACCTGCAGAAGTACAAAACATCAGAGGAGGGACGACGGAGACTGATTCCAGCTGTGAGAAACTGCAGAAAGATTCG ACTTTCTGGCTGCGCACACTTTGGACTCTCAGAGGGTCACTGTGAAATCGTGGTCTCAGCACTGAAGGCCGACCCCTCCCATCTCAGAGAGCTGCACCTGAAGAAAAACTGTGACCTGCATGATTCAGAAGTGAAGCAGCTGTTTGGTGCTCTGGAGAGTCCAAGCTGCAGACTggaaactctgag ACTGATGCACTGTGGTTTGTCAGAGATCAGATGTGGTGCTCTGGTCTCTGCaatgaagtccaacccctcccatctgaaacATCTGGACCTGAGTggcaacaacctgcaggatttaGGAGTGAATcatttgtgtggttttctggcGAGTCCACACTGCAAACTGGAGATTCTGAG CCTGAATAACTGCAGTTTGACAAAGATCAGCTGTGATGCTCTGGTCtctgctctgaagtccaacccctcccatctgaaacATCTGGACCTGAGTGACAataacctgcaggattcagatGTGAAGCAGCTGTCTGATCTTGTGGAGAGTCCACACTACAGCCTGGAGGATCTGAG gtggcAGTGA